In Equus quagga isolate Etosha38 chromosome 14, UCLA_HA_Equagga_1.0, whole genome shotgun sequence, one DNA window encodes the following:
- the ACER1 gene encoding alkaline ceramidase 1, translating to MPSIFAYQSSEVDWCESNFQHSELVAEFYNTFSNIPFFIFGPLMMYLMHPYAQKRSCSIYVFCILFMVIGLFSMYFHMTLSFLGQLLDEISILWLLASGYSIWLPRCYFPAFLRENRSQFTRLVFITTVVSTFLSFLRPTINAYVLNVIALHIVYIAFQEYRKTSNKEFCHVIEVSILLWASAFTSWVSDRVFCSFWQRIHFFYLHSIWHLLISVTFPYGMVTMALLDARYELPDKTLKVHYWPWDTWPVGLPYVEISSDNKKC from the exons ATGCCCAGCATCTTCGCCTATCAGAGCTCCGAGGTGGACTGGTGCGAGAGCAACTTCCAGCACTCGGAGCTGGTGGCTGAGTTCTACAACACG TTCAGCAACATCCCCTTCTTCATCTTTGGGCCTCTCATGATGTATCTGATGCACCCCTATGCGCAGAAACGCTCCTGCAGCATTTACGTCTTCTGTATCCTCTTCATGGTCATAG GCCTGTTCTCCATGTACTTCCACATGACCCTCAGCTTCCTGGGCCAGCTGCTGGACGAGATCTCCATCTTGTGGCTGCTGGCCAGTGGCTACAGCATCTGGCTGCCCCGTTGCTACTTTCCCGCCTTCCTCAGGGAAAACAG GTCCCAGTTCACCCGCCTGGTCTTCATCACCACCGTGGTCAGTACCTTCCTGTCCTTCCTGAGGCCCACGATCAATGCGTACGTCCTCAACGTCATTGCCCTGCACATCGTCTACATTGCGTTCCAGGAGTACAGGAA GACCAGCAATAAGGAGTTTTGTCATGTCATCGAGGTCTCCATTCTGTTATGGGCTTCTGCTTTTACCAGCTGGGTCAGCGACCGCGTCTTCTGCAGTTTCTGGCAGCGGATTCACTTTTTCTACCTGCACAGCATCTG GCACCTGCTCATTAGTGTCACATTCCCATATGGCATGGTCACTATGGCCTTGCTGGACGCCAGGTACGAGTTGCCAGACAAAACCCTCAAAGTCCACTATTGGCCTTGGGACACTTGGCCAGTGGGGCTGCCTTATGTGGAAATCAGTAGTGACAACAAGAAATGCTga